The following nucleotide sequence is from Agromyces sp. SYSU T00194.
CCTCGAGGTGCGCGGCAGCACCGGGCCCGCCCCCGAGGCGACCGGCTGGCTGAGCCCCGGCCGACCGCTGCTGCGCATCGGCGACGGCGTGGTCGCGCGATACGAGGAGGGCACGACGATCGACTCCGTGCTCTCGCCACGCCCGTTCCTGCACCCGGTCGAGACGCTCGGCGGCGTGCGCGTCACCGACAGCCACCCGACCGACCACCTGCACCACTTCGGCATCGGGGTGGCGCTGCCCGACATCAACGGCACGTCGTACTGGGGCGGGCGCACCTACATGCCCGAGGTCGGCTCGGTCATGCTCGAGAACCAGGGACGCCAGCGGCGCGACGAACTACACGTCGACGGCGAGACGCTCACCGAGCGCCTCACCTGGATCGACGAGCGCAACGTCGCGCAGCTCAGCGAGGTGCGCACCCTCACCGGATCGCCTGTGCGCGTGGGCGAGGGAGACGCCTGGGTGCTGCGCTGGCGCACCGTGCTCACGGCGAACTTCGGCGCGCTCGACTTCGGTTCGCCCGCCACCAACGGGCGCGAGGGTGCCGGGTACGGCGGCATCTTCTGGCGCTTCCCCGAGTGGAGGGCGATCGTGGTCACCGCCGACGGCATCGGCGAGGAGCTCGGCCACGGCTCGCGCTCGCCCTGGTTCGCCGTCGTCGACCCCGAGCGGAAGGCGACCGTGCTCATGCTCCAGCCGGGAGGCGCCCCGCTGCCCTGGTTCGCCAGGGTCGCCGAGTACGTCGGCATCGGGCCGGCGCTCGCGTGGGACGAGGTGCTGCACGTGCCCGAGGGCGGCACCGTCGAGCTGGGCCTCGACGCGCTGCTGATCGACCGGGTCATCACCGACCCCGACGAGCTCGCGGGGCTCGCCGGGCGCCTCGCCGCCGATGACTGAGCGGATGCCGCCGGCCCACGCGCCGGGCGAGCCGACGCGCATCGGGGTCGCCGGCATCCACGGACACGGCGCGACCCACGTCGCCGAGGCGCTGCGGCTCGAGCGCGCCGGGCGCGCACGCCTGGTCGCGGTCGCCGACCACCGGGCGCCCGACGTCGCGGTCGGCGACGCCGCCCTCTTCGCGGACGCTGCCGCGATGATCGCCGACGCAGACCTCGACGTGGTCGTGCTGTCGACGCCCATCCACACACACGTGCCGCTCGCGCGCGCCGCGCTCGCCGGGGGCGCGCACGTGCTGCTCGAGAAGCCGCCCGCGCCGTCGCTCGTCGAGCTCGAGGAGCTCGCCGCCGCCGCCCGCGCCGCCGAACGCGCGGTGCAGGTCGGGTTCCAGAGCCTCGGCTCGGCGGGGGTCGACGCCGTTCGCGCGCTCGCCGCGGGCGGGGCAGTCGGCGAGGTGCGCGCGTACGGGGCGCTCGGCACCTGGGTGCGCGCGGTCGACTACTGGACCCGCAGCGACTGGGCGGGCCGCCGCGAACTCGACGGGGTGCCCGTCGTGGACGGCGCGGTCACGAACCCGCTCGCGCACGCGGTCGCGACGGCGCTCGCCGTGGCGGGCGCCACCGGCGCCGAGGACATCGCGTCCGTCGAGCTCGACCTGCTGCGCGCCAACGACATCGACGCCGACGACACGTCGTCGC
It contains:
- a CDS encoding Gfo/Idh/MocA family oxidoreductase, giving the protein MPPAHAPGEPTRIGVAGIHGHGATHVAEALRLERAGRARLVAVADHRAPDVAVGDAALFADAAAMIADADLDVVVLSTPIHTHVPLARAALAGGAHVLLEKPPAPSLVELEELAAAARAAERAVQVGFQSLGSAGVDAVRALAAGGAVGEVRAYGALGTWVRAVDYWTRSDWAGRRELDGVPVVDGAVTNPLAHAVATALAVAGATGAEDIASVELDLLRANDIDADDTSSLVVRLADGRSLAGALALTASRRSEPCVTVEGELGRIVFWYTLDVVQVVRPGEPFPETTRHERRSLLENLVDHAVDGAELLVPLAATGAFTRVLDAVRTGADARPIASEHVERVRDGDGEHLVVRGLEHWAARVVAEQSTFSGVGAPFAG